From the genome of Papaver somniferum cultivar HN1 unplaced genomic scaffold, ASM357369v1 unplaced-scaffold_10, whole genome shotgun sequence:
CAAGAATATCAGGTTCGACTACAAACAAGCAGTCCTCCTTCTTCCTCCCGTCATGATTCACGATGACCACCAAAACCCATTTCTCAACATGAGAGCATTCGAGGTTTGGGTGAGCAAAGATTTGAAATTTCATTCTTTCATTTACCTTATCAAAACTCTTGTCAAGTCGGTGAAGGATGTTATGTTGCTTAGATACCAAGGGATTATAGTTGGTCCACTAGACCAACAAGCTGTTCTTAAGTCGATTCAAGTCTTTACCAAAGACATAGGGATGTTCAATGTTGATTCTGAACCTATTGTAGCTCTTAATGATATGAACGAGTACTGCAAACAAGGAACTGTTGTCGTTTGGAGAATGTGTAGGATTTGGATTTCAAACCTGTACGAGAATTACTTTAGTAATCCATGGACTATTATCTCGCTAGTGGCAGCAGCTTTTCTCATGGCACTAACCATGGCCCAGACCTACTACACAATCATCTCCTACAAGTCGGGGTAACTAAGAACGATTAAGATGGGTATGCattcttgttttattttctggttgaCAAAGGTGCACTGTACATTTGAAAAGTCTAGTACTGACATTTTCATggtattctcataatatcattaaATTATCAGGTTACTACTAATAATTGCTCTAGATAATCATCATATGAACTATCATTGTGCTCTTGTTATACTCATGCTTATGCACTGTTTAACGCTGAAAACCGATTATTCAAAACTTTGATCcaaacaaagaaaaaataaataatgcaaaGTATAATGAACAGCAGGAAGTTTGGAAATTAAAGAACAAAGAACTATATGTCTACGTTACTTGCCTCGGAAATCTATTGTCAGGTACTGCTGCTGAACCATATGCATGCATCAAACTGAAATAAGGCTTTCCTTGTACACATCAGTTTTTGTCAAACGTATGCCTTCACCGAAACCCCAATCCTCAATTTCACCAGTAACAAAATTGTACAGTTTCGTATCGTTAAATACAGAAATAAAACTAAATTGTCTGGAAATCGCCATTGGCACCCAACAGTCATATTCACAGGCAGTGCTAAATTTATGAAGCATAGTCCACGAGTAGTTCTCGTCGTTGGCAATGAAATCATTCAATACCCATACTTTAAATGTCTTTACACAAGTTGGTCCCCTACAACGATTTGATTCCTTAATGCAAACAAGTTTATCTCTTATTGAATCTAGTTGGATCACATCAGTCGACCAAGTATCGCAATCATCATTGGGAACTGGTATTGGTCTGAACACCTCTTTGTTAAAATCAAATGAAACAATTGTTTGGTATTTACCTATACAGTAGTAACAACCATTCAAGTATCTGCCTTGTTTGCTCCCATCAAGTACACAAGATTGTGGACTAATGAAATTCGAATCTATCCGCTTCCAGGAATTAGTACTTCGTTTGTATACTTGAATTTCCGGAGAAGTATAATTAGGCGCATCGACAAAAAAATTAACACATAGCACCTTGTAATCACTGGTTATGGCATCAAAACCAAAGGCAACAAAACGTGTCCCGGATCTTTGCCCTAAAGGTTGCGGGAGAAGCTTGCTTTTCCTTGTAGCAGGGTTGCAAAGAACAATGCCCTTCCTaacattttgatgatgataaaaacaaaGTACTCCGTGACAAGAACCTGCCAAGGTTAAATCTGCCATGGATGCGGAAGAATTTGCTAAACAAGGTATGATTCCTAGTCCTAGATTGGCATGCCCGTTTAGGCTGCTTTCACCAGAAACAATAAGGAATTGACGAAGTCCGGTGGCCGCCCTATCAATGTCAGAACAATAATGTGCAAGTCTATGATCTAAGTACTCAAAGACAAAGGTGCCTAGATTGGTGTTATTAGAATTCTCCATATTCACACGATGGCGACGGATGAAATCAGAAGTTTTGATTAATGCATACCATGATTTACCAACAGACTTGAATCGCAACAAAGATTTCACAGGTAGCCTTACCAAAATCTCAAAGATTATATCTTCTGGCATGCAAACAGTAAGGTAGCGAGTTTTGCTCGCCATCAATGGAGTGATAATGGTGAATAgagaaaacctaaacctaaaacgaAATATAATAAAGAAGTCTGATATTAAGTAGTCTATTGAGCCGGTACATTGAGTTGGGACTCCCGTTGACCGTTGTTGGCTGCAGACAAGTTTGACAATATGAGTTGACCTGTTTACCCCTAAACATCTCGTTCGTGAAAAGGTTACCACTTAAAAAAGCGGCCACTCAAGattgcttttttatttttttactcggGAGATTTTCTTTACAAGtaaaattattaattaattaataatatgattttagATAAATTTTCTTTGTTGTGGTTAAAAATCGAAGAAAGCTCTGTTCTGAGAACTTCTGGCCCCACCAATATATATTACAGCCAATAGGAATTGTTGGTTTTTTCCTAGCAacaatttttttgttatttttgacaCCGggttttctcttctcttcttttatTAACCACAAAAGATATACTTAGAACCTTTTTTTCAACCCTAATTCTATTTTAGAATCGCGTTTTTCCTCTGCCTCCTCTCATTCTTATCCCTCTGTTCCTGATTGTTCatcgtttatttatttttcaaattattattgtttgttttgttttgtttttgcaggtATGATTTTTTGCTGAATAGAATAAATAACCAAACGCAGTTCTCTATCTGCTGGTGATGAATGCCTTTCCTTTTCTACATACCCTAATTCTCAACGTATTAATtatattctctttctcttttttttgtcgCTGTTTCTTTTTAGTTCTcaatgtttaaattcatgttttaatttaatctcaatttCATTCAATCAAAGAGGAACTTTTGCTACCTCAATTTCTTTTACAGGTAAAAGATGATGAACAGAAGAAGAGAACCTAAAATCATGGAAAGAAAATCTTGAAATTAAGaagggaaaattgggaaactgccccaatttggactgcaatcttggaaaactgccccaacgttaaaaaaagttggaaaactgcCCCACTGTTAGAAATCTCAGTTAACTCCGCGTGTGCGAGTTCTCACGTgccaaaaaagacaaaaataccccGAACCGCTAAGacaaaaaaagttggaaaactgACTGGCACTACAATTTCATCTCGATTGAACTCGAAATTCggggtatttttgtcttttttggcACGTGAGAACTCGCACACGCGGAGTTAACTGAGATTTCTAACAGTGGGgcagttttccaactttttttaacGTTGGGGCAGTTTTCCAAGATTACAGTCCAAATTGGGgcagtttcccaattttcccaAATCCGAGTGATGATATAGTAATGCATCCTGGAGATATCGAATTCAAGGTTTACATTTTCATCCCCTTTAAAATATAGTTTCCTTCTCTTCgttatcatcatcttcttttagTAGAAAAACTACAAGGTGATAATGGTTTTATTTTTAGAAGTGCAAAGGGGAATTAGAAGAAACAACGAGAAAAAAGAGAGGATACAGGATAAAAGGTTACAGCCTTACAGGTGCGGTTTTGCAATTAAAGGTTTATCAGTTCTAAGCATGTGTGAGTTAGGGTTTGTTACTTTTCtcagtttattttgatttttagtttttttacttATTCAAAACCTGTTTTTTTGGGTTTGCAGGTTCGGGCATATGGACTACTTGACTAACGGATATTATGCTTTGATTccatttctttttgatttcttaCTTTTACTTAGTCAACCTTTTTTGGCTTATGAATTGCTGACTAACAAATATTATAATTTCTCTAAGTTGAACTGGTGACAATAGACATTTTAATTTCTTTGCATGCCACTGCAGAGACAGATTTGGAGATAAAAACTTTTGCATCTAATGTACTGCTGCTGGCAGATTCTAATATTATGAGGTTGTattggatttttatgcacgttggTAAGTTTATAGCGTGTAATACCCGTAATCTGCATAAACAAAATGTAACCAACTCTCTGCCTAGGTTTAGGTAAGGTGTGTTTTTCACAAAACCCTTCTCTTTGCAAGTACATTATCAAATATCCTTCTCTCTCTAAAGGTGATTAAGAGCTGAATTGACAAGGTTTTCGGTGGAAAATTAGGAACTCCAGATTATGTTGTACTTAGTAACTTCGGTTTTTCTGTTTTGTGTTCTATACTTTTGAAAATACTGCAGCTCAAATTAAGGTATCTAAGATCTTATGTGGTTTCTACACTAGATATCGTCATACACCATGATACTTTTACAAATGAGTCAAAATTTTGTATTATCTAACCTCAACGGATTTGCTGTTTTTGTTTGAATAACTGTTGTCTTTATGATATAGTGTTATTGTTTGGATTTTGTGCTCTCTCTTAATTGAGAATCGCCACAAGTGAAGAAACAATAATGAAGTTTTGATCTCCATCTGAATCTGTAGGGATTCACCAAATTCAGGTTTTAGTTCATAAAATGGTTTTTTCATATTCGATGCTCGCATTGTGTAATCCTTATCTTAGGTTGCGAAGAAAAAACAAAGTGAACATATCAAGCTTCCAGAGTGTGCGTAGATGGATGAGTTACGTCTTTGGTTTTTTGGGCTATAggctttttaaactttttctttaTGGATTCTTATGGATCTATGACCCTAAATATTAATTACTACACTTTGATGCATTCCTGCATACAAACCATTCGTAGATGGTTCTATATTTTAGTTGCATTTATGTTGTTTACTATATTATTTTTGAGCATTTATTCAGTTCGATGGTTCTAACCGATAAAAAGACAACAACAGGGAAACCACATTCATGGGATTTTCAACGCATGTGCAAAGAGAGGCTAAGAAATCAAAATGTGATCCTACTAAAGAACTGAAGGATGGCCCCATACATACGGGAGGTTACAAGCCTGTGTTAGGCGGCAAGAGGTTGTACTTCACTTCTTTCAATAATGTCAAAGTTGCAACCGGAGATAACTGGAGTTCCAAGGTACAAAGAAAAATTCAGTTACACAAACGAAGAATGAACTAAAATTGAAATCCTCTAGAAAAAAGAGTGACAACAAAGTGGTAGTCCAATGAATTCTATTAACGTTAGATTTGATTATTCTAAGTTAATTTCATTAGTCACAGTTTTTAATTCTTGCATACTGCGTTCAATATTATTATCTTTTAGCATACGATTTTAGGTACCCATTTTTTTCTTCCATGCTTCATATATTGTATTCCAAAAATTACAATAGCAACGAAACATATTTTTCTCTGTAAAATATTTAGGCTCGTACAGAGCACGGGCGCAACGATCAATCCTCGATAGAGATTTTTAACCAAataaaaaaatcagaatcaaatAATTTCCTTAGAGAATTAGTTGGAATATTGTCAGCTTCTTTGGATAATAGATGAGCggtattattttcttttcttggaaCATGATTATATTTCCTTAAACGTCCAATAAGGATCATGCACAATATTGATGTATAGCTGCACATGTATATGCACGTGGTTTTACCTCTTTATTGATGCAATAggatttaccttttttttttcttctcgaagGGAACAATATTTCTTTTGGACttgattaaaaaataaaaacttatttGTCATCCTTCAGATATATCAATCATGAaaaacatgaaaataatcaaAAGATTATGCTTCATTGTATCAAATACATGGATTACAAAGAAAAATCGGATGATGGCAGAGGAATAACTTGAGATTTAGTAGAGCTCTTTCCTTTAATAAGATTTAAGTGTCCCAATCAGGAGTAATTTGCGCAAAATACCGCTACCACAATCAATTTCGGTATCCATTGTTCTTCACATACATGTAAAATCATGTCATGCTGAATTAGATGGCCTTGGATGAAATATCTAAGACGATTGATACAATAAATTGAATTACCTTGAATGCTACGTGATTCTTCTTTGCAGCATTGAAGAAGTAATCTAAATGGAATATAAGAGTCattagagaataaaataaatacatACCAGGAAATATAATGTTGTTTTAATTATAAAAATTTGTTACCCATGGTCTTATTGGGAGAAATTGGGAAGCGCTCATGTGTGAGTAATCTGCTGTGTGCTctattctcttttttcttttaatataaccttctcttcgaaacaaaaaatttataaaaatgattaatttatttAATTGTATATACACATATAATTACAATTAGTTGTGTTCATACTAGACTAGAAGTTCCGTGAAGATCAGACCAAATATAGCAGATTTGAGACGCAAGAGAATATTTCTTaagaatcaagaaaaaaaaaatggttataagAGTTTTTGCAGAGAGAAAGGGGAAGGAGAGTCGGAACTTCTGATGTGTCATAGTTATTATTTTTGGCAACGCATTTAATTATACAGTGGGTAACATTAATAAATTATAGGAACCCGATGCCATTATAGTACAATACATTCTGTGAcattaataaattatgaagaagCAAATATCAGTAGTATattcaataaaattaataaattataAGAAACCAATATCGTTGTTGTATAATAATAAAATTGTTCGATTCGGTGATAAATACTACTAGTGATATGAGTTcggaatttttatttatttcttgtctCGATATAGCCCTTTTTTTTTGACTCGAAAATTTTTGTGGAATAAATAACACATGTAATGAATATGTTTAGTGAATTCTCATTGACCCTAACCATTGTTACTGGCCAAGGGGATTAGGGTTTGACTTTCTATGTTCTACAATTTCGTTGATTCTCATAGCACCACTGTCTAGTGGTGCCGAATCTTCTTCCACGGCTACGTTTCCTCCTCTTTCATCTACTCCCTTCTTATGGTGGAGGAAACCCTAATGTTGATTTTGGTGAAATTGGATCTGGTACTGACAACGGTTCTTGGGTAGAGATGGCTTCCAAAGCTACTAGTGAACAACAAATGAAACACGAGGAATTGGGTTATCGAGCTCCTCAAATGCTTATTGGTAAGATGGCTATGGTTGTTTTCTTTTGTGGTTGTGGGTGCTTTTGTTGGGTGTAGATTGACTTATtattttgtgaagaattctctTATGCATATTTGGAGACTTAAAGGTGAGATCCATATGACTCTTCAAAGTGAAGGGACTTTTTTCTTCGAatttaataatgatcaagataGGCAAGCTTTTCTTGAACGAGGTCATGTTTATATTTCTAACAGATTATTTCTAATTAGACCATGGTCTCCTTTGGTTGAACAAATTGTGGAGGATTTGAAAATTGTACCTGTATGGTTCACACTGAAGAAAATTCCCATGTTTATGTGGAACCAAAAAGGCATTGGCATTTATGATAGATAAGAAGACTTATGAGAGATCCAGAATGAACTTTGCTAGAGTGTGTGTAGAGATAGATACTTCTTGTTAATTCCATACTGAAATACCTGTGGTTATTGATGGAAAAAAAGCTTTTAAAGTTCAGGTGGAATGCCATGGAAACCACCAAAATGTGGTGGATGTAAAATCTTTGGGCATATTGAAGCTAAATTCCCTAAGATCCAGCACTGTGCGGAGGTGACTAAGAAAATCCAAGCAAGAAGTAAGCCTCAAAGAAGTGAATGGGTTGTTAAATCTACTAAGAAGGCTACCAATGTGGAAGCTCAGTCAAATCTTGTGGAAGGAGTAGTTTAGGATATTTTAGAGGATAATTATGAGAGAGGGGAAAGAGATATCATGGTGAATGATGTTTCTCCTAATGTGGAAGAATTGGCTAATGGTTCCAGAAAGAGATTGTTTTAACGACtcagaaaaaaaaatgttgagcCTATATCCATGGGTTCTAAAAATCTTGATAGACTTTCAGGTAGTCAACCAGTTATACGGACTAAAAATACTTTTGAGGTTCTAATGGAGGTTACAACTGCAATAGAGGAGGTTGAGCAGAATATGGGAGTTTCTAGTGTTAATACTAAGGCAAATATTGATCCCAATCTGGATAAGGATCAGAGTTCTTTTTCAGTTATTGGAGGGAATACTGCTAGGACTCATTATCCTAAGAAGAATCAAGCATCTAATAGTGTTAAAAATATTCATCAAAGGGGGTCAGATTTTAAGAAATCTGCTAGAGGTAGGAAGGCTAAACCTCTAGTTGATAATGAAGTTCAAAATTTGGTATTGGAATATAAGAGGATTGAATGATCATCTTAAACAAGTAGAATTTAAGAACTTTATTAGGACTAATAATATTTACATTGTAGGTATTTTAGAGACTCATGTTCAGGGTCATAATAAGGATATAATAGAAGGTCTATTAGGCCTGATTGGATTTTTGTGGATAATTATTTGAATAATGACTATGGTAGAATTTGGATTGGATGGAATCCTCTAGAGGTGTAGGTTTCTGTTATTCCAACTTCTGATAAATTGGTTTCGGTGGAGGAGACTACTAGCAAGAATTTGAAGTTTATGGTTTGTTTTGTTTATGGTAGTAATGAAGCAAGGGTTATACATCAACTGTAGTGTGACATTAAGGGGTACACTGAGACTAGTACCTTCGCTTTATTAGTTGTTGGAGATTCTAACTCTATCTTATTTCCTCATGAAAAAGTGGGTGGTAATTTGACTCCACATAATTATCTTGATTTTTGGAACTGCACTCAAGACGAGagtcatattttttattttggtttttctaGATCTCTTTATACTTGGAAGAATGGTCATACTGATTATAGCATAATCTTGTCTAAGTTGGTTAGAGACCTTATCAACATGGAACGGATTAGTGATTTCCCTGATTCCAAGGCTTATTTTTAGAAGCTGGTAGTTCTGATCATTCTCCAGTTTTGGTCTCCATTTTTGAGGATAAACATCACGGTCCCCCCCCTCCCCTTTCAAGTTCTCCAATTTCATGACTCAGGAAGATGACTTTTTGAAGCTAGTTCGAAGTACTTGGTCTGGTCCTGTTAGAGGTAATCCTATGTTTTGTTTTCGTTACAAAAGTGAATAGAGTTAAAGCTGTTATTATTCAGTGGAAGAAGGAAATATTTAGGAATTTGTCTTCTCAAGTTGAAGTTGCTAGGGTTGAGCTTGGGGATATTTAGAAGCATATACAATCTCGCCCTCTTTGTGTAAAGTCAGCTATTAATGAGAAAGTTGCTACTTAGCATTTTACTAAGGTAACTAGATATAAAGAATCCATAGCTAAACAAAAATCTAGAGTTAAATGGATGGGTCTTGGTGACTCTAGCACTCTTTCTTTCCATAACTCGTTGAAAGAGACATACTCTAGAAATAACATTCTTACTTTGTTATCTAAATATAATGTGATGTTACAAGAAGATGTTGATATTGCGTCAGAATGCATTGATTTTTATTCTTTCCTTGTTGATGATGCATCTAGTCCTTTTGTTGAAGATGTTGATATTTTCCAGGATATTCAGTTTGATAATATCCTTAAGGATGAAGACAGAGGTAATCTTGTTAAACCAATAACCAGATATGAagttgttgatgtcttatcttCTATTGGTTCTAGCAAGAGTTTAGGTCCAGATGTTTGTCTAGACGGTTCTTCAAATTTTATTGGAGTATT
Proteins encoded in this window:
- the LOC113326486 gene encoding F-box/kelch-repeat protein At3g23880-like, producing the protein MASKTRYLTVCMPEDIIFEILVRLPVKSLLRFKSVGKSWYALIKTSDFIRRHRVNMENSNNTNLGTFVFEYLDHRLAHYCSDIDRAATGLRQFLIVSGESSLNGHANLGLGIIPCLANSSASMADLTLAGSCHGVLCFYHHQNVRKGIVLCNPATRKSKLLPQPLGQRSGTRFVAFGFDAITSDYKVLCVNFFVDAPNYTSPEIQVYKRSTNSWKRIDSNFISPQSCVLDGSKQGRYLNGCYYCIGKYQTIVSFDFNKEVFRPIPVPNDDCDTWSTDVIQLDSIRDKLVCIKESNRCRGPTCVKTFKVWVLNDFIANDENYSWTMLHKFSTACEYDCWVPMAISRQFSFISVFNDTKLYNFVTGEIEDWGFGEGIRLTKTDVYKESLISV